The Triticum aestivum cultivar Chinese Spring chromosome 3A, IWGSC CS RefSeq v2.1, whole genome shotgun sequence genome includes a region encoding these proteins:
- the LOC123060209 gene encoding non-specific phospholipase C6, producing the protein MPPPMGMRALLMLLLLAFAAGTSSAAPSGASPIKNVVVLALENRSFDHMLGWMRRLLGLPIDGLTGAECNVDPTNSSLPPVCVSADASLVVPDDPGHSFEDVLDQVFGFRPNSTAGAADQPAPPTMSGFVRSALSVNALLSSAVMRGFTPSLLPAFSALAADFAVFDRWFSSLPGPTQPNRLFLYSATSHGAVAHDKWNLLRGYPQRTIFDSLAADGRRFNVYFKTIPTTLFYRNLRTVRAAAQSFHFYDSAFRDHARRGRLPALSVIEPRYFDLTGTPADDDHPAHDVANGQRLVKDVYETLRASPQWNDTLLIVTYDEHGGFYDHVATPVAGVPSPDGLRGPVPFFFKFDRLGVRVPTMMVSPWIKKGTVVGRPPNGPTATSEYEHSSIPATIKKIFNLRSDFLTKRDEWAGTFEHIFTQLDQPRTDCPETLPEVPFERTTPAKDHGILSDFQRELVELASFLNGDYMLTSSAQETQKKMTVKQADTYVRRAITGFLQASRQARRLGANESAIVTMRSSLTSKSTTSSH; encoded by the exons ATGCCGCCGCCGATGGGAATGCGGGCGCTGCTGATGCTCCTGCTTCTCGCCTTCGCCGCCGGCACGTCCAGTGCCGCACCTAGCGGAGCAAGCCCGATCAAGAACGTGGTGGTGCTGGCGCTGGAGAACCGGTCCTTCGACCACATGCTGGGCTGGATGCGCCGCCTGCTCGGCCTCCCCATCGACGGCCTCACCGGCGCCGAGTGCAACGTCGACCCCACCAACTCCTCCCTCCCGCCCGTCTGCGTCTCCGCCGACGCCTCCCTCGTCGTCCCCGACGACCCCGGCCACTCCTTCGAGGACGTGCTCGACCAGGTCTTCGGCTTCCGCCCCAActccaccgccggcgccgccgacCAGCCGGCTCCCCCCACCATGTCGGGCTTCGTCCGCTCCGCGCTCTCCGTCAACGCCCTGCTCTCCTCCGCCGTCATGCGGGGCTTCACCCCGTCCCTCCTCCCGGCCTTCTCCGCGCTCGCCGCCGACTTCGCCGTCTTCGACCGCTGGTTCTCCTCCCTCCCGGGCCCGACCCAGCCCAACCGCCTCTTCCTCTACTCCGCCACCTCCCACGGCGCCGTCGCCCACGACAAGTGGAACCTCCTCCGCGGCTACCCGCAGCGCACCATCTTCGactccctcgccgccgacggccGCCGCTTCAACGTCTACTTCAAGACCATCCCCACCACCCTCTTCTACCGCAACCTCCGCAccgtgcgcgccgccgcccagAGCTTCCACTTCTACGACTCCGCATTCAGGGACCACGCCCGGAGGGGGCGGCTCCCGGCGCTGTCCGTCATCGAGCCCAGGTACTTCGACCTCACCGGCACGCCCGCCGACGACGACCACCCGGCGCACGACGTCGCCAACGGGCAGAGGCTCGTCAAGGACGTGTACGAGACGCTGCGGGCCAGCCCGCAGTGGAACGACACCCTGCTCATCGTCACCTACGACGAGCACGGCGGCTTCTACGACCACGTCGCCACGCCCGTCGCCGGCGTGCCCAGCCCCGACGgcctcaggggccccgtccccttcTTCTTCAAGTTCGACCGGCTCGGGGTCAGAGTGCCCACAATGATGGTATCGCCGTGGATCAAGAAGGGGACGGTGGTGGGGCGGCCGCCGAACGGGCCGACGGCGACATCCGAGTACGAGCACTCCTCCATCCCGGCCACCATCAAGAAGATCTTCAACCTCAGATCCGACTTCCTCACGAAAAGGGATGAATGGGCAGGCACATTTGAGCACATCTTCACCCAGCTTGACCAACCAAGGACAGATTGCCCAG AGACTTTGCCAGAAGTGCCATTTGAGAGAACAACACCAGCGAAAGACCACGGAATTCTCTCGGATTTCCAGCGTGAGCTCGTCGAATTAGCAAGCTTCTTGAACGGCGACTACATGTTGACGAGCTCCGCTCAGGAGACGCAGAAAAAGATGACCGTGAAGCAGGCCGACACGTATGTGAGACGAGCCATCACAGGTTTTCTGCAGGCAAGCAGGCAGGCCAGACGGTTAGGCGCAAATGAGTCTGCAATTGTTACCATGAGGTCATCTTTGACAAGTAAGAGTACCACCTCAAGTCATTAA
- the LOC123060210 gene encoding uncharacterized protein codes for MQDWAGVFIPLVLFILLSPGLLFQIPGKCRIIEFGNFHTSAVSIIVHSVIFFSFAAIFLIAVGVHIDLGP; via the coding sequence ATGCAGGACTGGGCTGGAGTGTTCATCCCTCTGGTGCTCTTCATCCTGCTGTCGCCGGGGCTGCTGTTCCAGATCCCCGGCAAGTGCCGGATCATCGAGTTCGGCAACTTCCACACCAGCGCCGTCTCCATCATCGTCCACTCCGTCATCTTCTTCAGCTTCGCCGCCATCTTCCTCATCGCCGTCGGGGTGCACATCGACCTCGGCCCCTGA